Within the Parus major isolate Abel chromosome 18, Parus_major1.1, whole genome shotgun sequence genome, the region agTGATCTGGAAGCGAAGAGAGGTCCCCGCAGCAGAGAGACGCACCCGGTGCCGCAGAAGAAAGCTCAGATCCTGGTGGCCAAGCCCGACATGAAAGACGCTTCCAGGAAGAAGCGTGGGCGGAAACCTCTTCCCCCAGAGCAGAAAGCGGCTCGAAGGACCGTGAACCTGACAAAGGTGCTGAAAACGTCCAGGAAGGAGGTGGGGGGCAGTGCCAAGctgctggggaagctgcagccGCAGCACAGCACGCAGGGCTCGGGACTGGCTATGCTGAAGGATCCCCCGGGCACCTtggctgggctcagctcagGGGGGTCGGCAGTGGAAAACCTGCCCAACATGATGAAGAGCGGCTCGGCGAGCCCCAGCCAGGCCatcagctggcagagctccatCGTGCACTACATGAACAGGATGTCCCAAAGCCAGAGCGCGGCCGAGAGCTCGGCCCTGGGCAGGCTGGCGCTGAAGGCACAGGCGGCCAGTAAGGGCAGCTTGGGGCTGGACTTGAAAATGAGGAGCCAGaaaggctctggggagctggggctgaacGTGCAGGGACCCAAAACTGCAAAGGCTTCCGGCAGCAGCGCCGGAGGGGACCAGAAATCGGGGTTTGCTGCCGGAGGCCAGATGCTGCCCAACGGCAGCAAGACGCCGTCGAGCTCATCTGGGGCTGGCATCCAGCCAGcctccagccaggagctgaacCTGCAGGCTCTGAACCTGCAGAGTGTCAAAAACGGGCCGAGCACGGCCAGCGGGAGCAGCGTCCCCCGGCACCTCTGCGGCTCCCTGGCCAAGGGCCCCGCCGGCGGCACGGCCAGCGCGGGTGCCAAGGGCGGTGCCGCAGGGCCCGGGCTGAACGCTGCCACGCTCCCAGGGGGGGACGGTGGCAAGAGCAAGAAGCAGACACAGCGGGCAGGTGACAGGGACTCGGCCAAAGGGGGCTCAGCTGGCGCTCAAGAGGGACACGCAGAGAGCCGCAAACCCTCCGCCCTGTCGGAAGCGAGCACGGGCGAGGACACCAGCTCGGATTCGGACCGGGATTCAGCTTCCCTCCCGGGTGCGGCTCAGAACATGTCTGTGTCCATCCAGACCAGCCAGGACTGGAAGCCCACCCGCAGCCTGATTGAGCACGTCTTTGTCACCGATGTCACCGCTAACCTGATCACAGTGACTGTCAAGGAGTCCCCCACCAGCGTTGGGTTTTTCAACCTGCGGCAATACTGAGCCCAGGAGCgtgagaggagggagagggtCCTCCAGCCTCGCCCTCACCTTTGCCCAGTTTTTCCAtcgggtttttttttcttcaagtgaaCGTGGAGCCCTCGTGAGACCTGCTGGAACTCGTGTCTGGAAAGGCTGGACAAATAGCGCAGTGAAACCCGCTCCAAACTGCCAGCCTGGATTTCCTCCAGGGCTTCTCTCCATCCTCTTGTGGAGCCGTGCCCCGTGCGGGGGTGGTCGATGCCGTTCTCGGGGCGCGGGGGCACCGGTGCTGCCGGGGGTGTCAGGCTGGCCAGTTTGGAGCCAGGATTCACTGCCCACAGCTCTGTTTGCTTTGAGACCCAGGGTCTGCAGCTCAGTGGCCACAGGGAGGTGTGGAGCTGCCACGGGACAGTCACACCTGGGAGAGGACTGGGAGATTCTCTCCTGGGCTTCCTGTGGATCTGTCTATGAGCCACGGGGAACTGCAAGTCAATCCAaatgaggcagctgctgctcccagccctcgAGGCTGTGGGGGTGCAgttgtttttgggggtttttcagGGTATGCTCAGCCCAGCCACCCCCCTGGGCAAGGTCATTTCCAATGATGGGAAACCCACAACGTTTCTGTTGGGGTTTCCAGCTGATAGGGAAAtattgtttacattttttcttaagggattttttttttctttcatgaggGAGGGAAATAACCCCAGTCTATGACAGGTTGAGTCCTGGGTGCCACCAACAGAACAGGTGGCAGAGGTGCTTTTTTGGAGGGTGTCTCCTTTCTGCTGGAGGAAAGTCCTGCCTTGAGAGCCAGCAAGATccaccagctcctctgcagtgcCTTGACTTCCAGAGGAACGTGAATTtctgggcagcccagggagccCCCACACCACTCCTCTGCCTCATCCTGGCATTGCCAGCACCTCCACCTCCTGCTCAGCAGGTTCCAGGCACCCATAGA harbors:
- the CBX2 gene encoding chromobox protein homolog 2 encodes the protein MEELSSVGEQVFAAECILSKRLRKGKLEYLVKWRGWSSKHNSWEPEENILDPRLLLAFQKKEQEKEVQNRKRGKRPRGRPRKNVEPEMPAKTKSSSSSSSTSSSSSSSEEEDESDLEAKRGPRSRETHPVPQKKAQILVAKPDMKDASRKKRGRKPLPPEQKAARRTVNLTKVLKTSRKEVGGSAKLLGKLQPQHSTQGSGLAMLKDPPGTLAGLSSGGSAVENLPNMMKSGSASPSQAISWQSSIVHYMNRMSQSQSAAESSALGRLALKAQAASKGSLGLDLKMRSQKGSGELGLNVQGPKTAKASGSSAGGDQKSGFAAGGQMLPNGSKTPSSSSGAGIQPASSQELNLQALNLQSVKNGPSTASGSSVPRHLCGSLAKGPAGGTASAGAKGGAAGPGLNAATLPGGDGGKSKKQTQRAGDRDSAKGGSAGAQEGHAESRKPSALSEASTGEDTSSDSDRDSASLPGAAQNMSVSIQTSQDWKPTRSLIEHVFVTDVTANLITVTVKESPTSVGFFNLRQY